In Plasmodium cynomolgi strain B DNA, chromosome 6, whole genome shotgun sequence, the sequence TCCACGTAACGTTTAAGGAAGCAGGAGAAGAACATGCTGAGGTAACTTCACCGGCTCACTTGAGGCATCCACACTAGACCATTCCGATCGTGTCGGTCACGCCGATTACGAGGATTGCTCAAGATTCCGTAAGATTGCGTAGATTAGGCGGATAACCCCGATCGATCCCACCACGGGGACCACACGCCACCACACAATAGTGACCAATGGTACTGGAAGACTTTAACACCCTACCCCTAATAAAGTCCATAAGAGAAGACAACCTAGACAATGTACGCAAATTCCTTGAggaaaattacaaagaaTATGAAGTTAATGACAAGGGAGAGTATAGCAGCAAGATAGAAATTGTAGATAAACAAACCCACTCCACTCCTTTGTTTTACGTGACTGCTAGGAAAAATGACGAAGAATCCGTAGATATATGTAGGTTACTGATTGAAAGATTTGCCATTTGTAATCCTACGGCAAAAGACTTAATGAAACAGACTTGCTTGTTTTATGCTGCTAGAGAAGGACATACCAATTTATGTACTTATTTAATTGAGAAGGGTTGTAACCCTAATGACGCAGATAATTTTGGACAAACGTGCCTATTTTATGCTTCGAGAGAAGGGAAGACTGAATGTGTGGAGGCTTTAATAAAGAAAGGGGCCAACCCTAACTTACTGGATTTGAATAAACAGACTTGTTTGTTTTATGCGTGCAGGGATGGGAGATATGACACGGTGAAGTGTCTGCTGGAGAACGGGGTTAATCCAGCCATCAAGGACGCGCAGAGGCGAACCGCTTTGACGTTCGCCAAGGGAAATGGTCACAACAACATTATCAACTTGCTCAAGAATGTCAAGCCACCGAGTAAGCCTTCTGCGGAGGCGGCCACCACAAGTACGTACAGGCGCGAGAGCGGTAGCACAGTCTGTTCTGCGATCTGCTCAAACTTCTGCGTTGCCTTTGTGTGATCCACTCAAACTGCTGCGTTACGTTCGTGCGATTTTCCCCGTGTGTACTGTTCCCCACCACCAGGCGATTGCATGCATACGCGCTTGTAAAACGTGcctgccattttttgcatttcaaaTCGACGCACATGTTAGCTCATTCttcgcttccccttttttccttcaaagaAAACGCAGCGGGTACCCAAGGAGGGAAGGTGAAAAGTGAAAACAACGCAATTGCCAGCACCCCGGGGGAGTCCAACAGTAAcggtaaaatttttgtgacCGCCAACAGATGCGCGTCCCGTTTTATATGCACAGCGTGCTGTTTGTGCAATCGAAGAGGGGGTACCATCTTGAGCAGAGGAGTGCCTTCTGGGTGCATTTTCTAGGTTCACCCTTGTGATATCCccctcctttcttttttttttcttttttattacttttttttttcttttttttttctttattttttccccacatCTGCATTTATCCCTTCGTTAACTTCCCTGCCCCCCTCTTAACAGTTACCGCCCTGCGAAAGAAGTACAAGCTACAGTACAGACCgctggaggaagaagacccGCAGCTGTGGGTGGATGCACCATTGATAAAGttaaaagaatttgaaaGGAAGTTCCCCGATATAGCTTTATGGCCAAGAAACGTTACCACCACACCAAACGTAGAAGTGAACCACTCAAATGATCCCTTCAACAAACAGTGGTACCTTTTAGCGAATCAAATAATTCAGAGTCTAAGTAAGTACGAAGGAGGACATATCTTCGAAAAGCTAGTagatgcaaaaaaacaaaattgtccAGATTATTACGACGTTATAAAAAATCCCATGTCATTTAATTGtgtaaaaacgaaattgaaaaaagggcaatACGGGTTGCCGACTGAATTTATTAAAGATGTTCAAttaatttttgataattGTAGTTTGTACAACACGTCGGGGTCTCTTGTTGCCATTACGGGAAAGAACATCGAAGCTTATTTTAACAACCAGCTAATAGTGACAGGGtataacaattttgtgaCCAAGGCGAACACAATAAACGAACGTTTGCAAAAAGTGGAAGATGAAAATGTCAAGTGGAGTGCTGAGTGCGAACAGGTGGTTAAGGAAGAACAGCCGGTCGAAGAGAACAAGGAGCAGGAGCCAGTCGTACCGGTCGCTTGATGCGGGGGTCAACAAATATATACCTTCGTATCTGCCTATCCTACCCACCTGTCAAATGAagccttttcttttcaataGAGGGTGAGAGATAAAGAGAAGGGGAGGCGgcatggcaaaaaaaaaagaggcagcaCCTTTCCGTGTGAGCGGGGTGGA encodes:
- a CDS encoding bromodomain protein (putative), whose product is MLAHSSLPLFSFKENAAGTQGGKVKSENNAIASTPGESNSNVTALRKKYKLQYRPLEEEDPQLWVDAPLIKLKEFERKFPDIALWPRNVTTTPNVEVNHSNDPFNKQWYLLANQIIQSLSKYEGGHIFEKLVDAKKQNCPDYYDVIKNPMSFNCVKTKLKKGQYGLPTEFIKDVQLIFDNCSLYNTSGSLVAITGKNIEAYFNNQLIVTGYNNFVTKANTINERLQKVEDENVKWSAECEQVVKEEQPVEENKEQEPVVPVA